From the genome of Fibrobacter sp., one region includes:
- a CDS encoding LptF/LptG family permease: MKFSRYLIRNFLKMFLIVVVGAIFMFVVIDFVGNIKTWLARDVQSVYDYYISYLPYILYLITPVALFIAVLASVGNMTRHLEMSAMQSSGQNPFRTLMPIFVFGILVSLGAYEMSELWLPDANHKRLEIMETNAQKKKNPRIKEKNNFTFIDSERASWFFRHYSGDKKLGRDVVLLLRDQGHLVERFDAKTVTWAEEEGIGYWLFERGHQRIFNKDGSVTVLPFTKEKLVNKVSTRPEDLINERQVPDEMDSKMVLKRIEVLKRSGEDTRAMETALYFKRSAHWMNLIVLLIGAALCHRYTRSGGLSQKFGIGLLLVFSYYILERIGLKMGENGALSPFMGAWISHLVFGALASTMLYRSFRL; encoded by the coding sequence ATGAAGTTTTCCCGCTATCTCATACGCAATTTCTTGAAGATGTTCCTCATCGTAGTGGTGGGCGCCATCTTTATGTTCGTGGTGATTGATTTTGTGGGCAACATCAAGACCTGGCTTGCCCGCGATGTGCAGTCGGTGTACGATTACTACATCAGCTACCTGCCCTATATTCTTTACCTGATTACGCCGGTAGCCCTTTTTATTGCGGTGCTTGCCTCTGTGGGCAACATGACCCGCCACCTGGAAATGAGCGCCATGCAGAGTTCGGGCCAAAACCCCTTCCGCACGCTGATGCCCATATTTGTTTTTGGCATATTGGTCTCTCTGGGGGCCTACGAGATGAGCGAACTTTGGCTACCCGACGCGAATCACAAGCGCCTGGAAATCATGGAGACCAACGCCCAGAAAAAGAAGAACCCGCGAATCAAGGAAAAGAACAACTTTACCTTTATCGACAGTGAAAGGGCCAGCTGGTTCTTTAGGCATTATTCCGGCGACAAGAAACTGGGCCGCGACGTGGTGCTGCTTTTGCGGGACCAGGGGCACCTGGTGGAGCGTTTTGACGCCAAGACCGTGACCTGGGCCGAAGAAGAAGGCATAGGCTACTGGCTTTTTGAACGGGGCCATCAGAGAATTTTCAATAAGGATGGCTCCGTGACGGTGCTACCCTTTACCAAGGAAAAACTGGTGAACAAGGTCAGCACCCGCCCCGAAGACCTGATCAACGAGCGGCAGGTTCCCGATGAGATGGATTCCAAGATGGTCCTCAAGCGTATCGAGGTGTTAAAACGCTCCGGCGAAGACACCCGTGCCATGGAGACAGCCCTGTACTTTAAGCGGTCTGCTCACTGGATGAACTTGATTGTGCTTTTGATCGGTGCTGCCCTCTGTCACCGTTATACCCGCTCCGGAGGGCTTTCCCAGAAATTCGGCATTGGCCTGCTGCTTGTTTTTAGCTATTATATCTTGGAACGGATTGGACTGAAAATGGGCGAGAACGGAGCCCTTTCCCCCTTCATGGGTGCCTGGATAAGCCACCTGGTGTTCGGGGCTTTGGCTTCTACCATGTTGTACCGCTCGTTTAGGCTGTAG